A single genomic interval of Abditibacteriota bacterium harbors:
- a CDS encoding metallophosphoesterase, with the protein MAKPFSFIQLSDPHMGWLAAIKQVEVGTPESLDNTVLKQAVKKINEMQPDFVFCSGDMVSYPNDARYVGKFREATEGLKCPLYCAAGNHDIIINPNGLQKYYADYGRDYYKFVKNNSLFLCVDTCATERYRNSGEYEERQRRWLENNLEGSRTCGYDHIFVLCHIPFISESYDEEESYNAVRPDLREKYLALLEKYHVGYVLAGHLHWETDITYKGTRHICVRSMVGCAQSKLPVGFMLYKVYDDRVETEWVPLEGDAKKIVL; encoded by the coding sequence ATGGCAAAGCCTTTTTCCTTCATCCAGCTTTCCGACCCCCATATGGGGTGGCTGGCTGCCATCAAGCAGGTGGAGGTGGGGACTCCCGAATCTCTTGACAACACCGTGCTGAAGCAGGCTGTAAAAAAGATCAATGAGATGCAGCCCGACTTTGTCTTTTGCTCCGGAGATATGGTGTCTTATCCCAACGACGCCCGCTACGTGGGAAAGTTCAGAGAAGCGACGGAGGGTCTCAAGTGTCCTCTCTATTGCGCTGCCGGCAATCATGACATCATCATCAATCCCAACGGTCTGCAGAAGTATTATGCGGATTATGGCAGAGATTATTATAAATTCGTCAAAAACAATTCCCTCTTTCTGTGCGTGGATACCTGCGCTACGGAGAGATACCGCAACAGCGGCGAATATGAAGAGCGGCAGCGCCGCTGGCTGGAAAACAATCTGGAGGGCTCCAGGACCTGCGGCTATGACCATATATTCGTGCTGTGCCACATCCCCTTTATATCCGAGAGCTATGACGAGGAGGAATCCTACAATGCGGTGAGGCCTGACCTCAGGGAAAAGTATCTCGCTCTGCTGGAAAAGTATCACGTGGGATACGTGCTGGCAGGCCATCTCCATTGGGAGACAGACATCACCTACAAGGGCACCCGCCATATATGCGTCAGAAGCATGGTGGGCTGCGCCCAGAGCAAACTGCCTGTAGGCTTTATGCTGTACAAGGTGTATGACGACCGGGTGGAGACCGAGTGGGTGCCGCTGGAAGGAGATGCCAAAAAGATAGTCTTGTAG
- a CDS encoding metallophosphoesterase produces the protein MKPGSFSFVQISDVHIGWLYAVRQAAFGSEACMDNTHLLRCVSQVNALRPDLAVFCGDMVCFAREQLLIDRFKESVSGLCCPAHYTCGNHDILMSPDEIGIYRQSFGMENDAYEYGGSLFVNLNTCCMEKYFIDRDLAKRGLEWFEAVLSASRSRSYDHIFVICHVPFLVYAPDEEDNNLSVLSEFRGPYLDLLEENGVEYVLAGHTHKEFDVTVRGTRHLTSTTLCQPSEGLEYAGFRLFRVYPDRISERWITLGEDVNNINL, from the coding sequence ATGAAACCCGGGTCTTTTTCATTCGTTCAGATATCCGACGTTCATATAGGCTGGCTGTACGCAGTAAGGCAGGCAGCATTCGGCTCGGAGGCGTGTATGGACAATACTCATCTCCTGAGGTGCGTGTCCCAGGTCAACGCCCTCCGGCCGGATCTTGCCGTGTTTTGCGGCGATATGGTGTGCTTTGCCAGAGAGCAGCTCCTCATCGACAGATTCAAGGAGAGCGTGTCGGGGCTTTGCTGCCCCGCCCATTATACCTGCGGCAATCACGACATTCTCATGTCTCCCGATGAGATCGGTATATACAGGCAGAGCTTTGGCATGGAAAATGACGCCTACGAATACGGCGGAAGTCTGTTTGTCAATCTGAATACCTGCTGCATGGAAAAGTATTTCATCGACAGGGATCTTGCCAAAAGGGGTCTGGAATGGTTTGAGGCGGTTTTATCTGCCTCCCGCAGCAGGTCCTATGACCATATTTTCGTGATATGTCACGTGCCGTTTTTGGTGTATGCTCCCGATGAAGAGGACAACAACCTCAGCGTCTTGTCCGAATTCAGAGGCCCGTATCTGGACCTGCTGGAAGAAAACGGAGTGGAATACGTGCTGGCAGGGCATACCCACAAGGAGTTTGACGTGACGGTCCGCGGTACCAGACACCTGACCAGCACCACTCTGTGCCAGCCCTCCGAAGGATTGGAATATGCCGGCTTCAGGCTGTTTCGGGTGTATCCGGACAGGATCAGTGAGAGGTGGATCACTCTCGGTGAAGACGTAAATAATATCAATTTGTGA
- a CDS encoding L-rhamnose isomerase codes for MNDKQIIASYELAKEVYAEAGVDTDKAIDILGSIPISLHIWQSDDVAGFEGGGEITGGIAVTGSNPGKARNIEEVTEDLDFSFSKVAGKHRLDLHAIYGDFKGKKVDRDQVEPEHFAYWADWANSKDFGLDFNGTFFSHPLAADNFTLSSKDDKIRSFWIDHAKRSRKIGAWLGKKTGKRVVNNIWIPDGYKDIPIDRKAHREILKNSLDDILSVKYSGSELADSLEIKLFGVGVESYTVGSNEFYTPYCMTHPGTMICYDSGHFHPTEDISDKFSSVLCFMDEIMLHISRPVRWDSDHVTILDDTLRNIMEQVVRLGTDHFNIGLDYFDGSINRTGAMIMGLRDAQKALLLGLLQPVSVLKELENKGAYFERLARLTESRCRPWSAVWDYFCLSNNVPTGDAWIDDAVRYQNKVAGERH; via the coding sequence ATGAACGACAAGCAGATAATCGCTTCCTACGAATTGGCAAAGGAAGTTTATGCCGAGGCCGGCGTCGACACCGACAAGGCTATAGATATTCTGGGCAGCATACCCATTTCCCTGCACATCTGGCAGTCTGACGACGTGGCCGGCTTTGAGGGAGGCGGCGAGATCACCGGCGGCATAGCCGTCACCGGCTCAAACCCCGGCAAGGCCCGAAATATCGAAGAGGTCACGGAAGACCTGGACTTCAGCTTTAGCAAGGTGGCCGGCAAGCACAGGCTGGACCTCCACGCCATCTACGGAGACTTCAAGGGAAAAAAGGTGGACAGAGATCAGGTAGAGCCCGAGCATTTTGCCTACTGGGCCGATTGGGCCAACAGCAAGGATTTCGGTCTGGATTTCAACGGCACATTTTTCTCTCATCCTCTGGCTGCGGACAACTTTACCCTGTCCAGCAAGGACGACAAGATAAGGAGCTTCTGGATCGATCACGCCAAGCGCTCCAGAAAGATAGGAGCCTGGCTGGGCAAAAAGACCGGCAAGAGGGTGGTAAACAACATCTGGATCCCCGACGGCTACAAGGACATACCCATTGACAGAAAGGCCCACAGAGAGATCCTCAAGAATTCTCTGGATGACATACTGTCGGTCAAATACAGCGGTTCGGAGCTGGCTGACTCTCTGGAGATCAAGCTCTTCGGCGTGGGAGTCGAAAGCTATACCGTGGGCTCCAACGAGTTCTATACTCCTTATTGCATGACCCATCCCGGGACCATGATATGCTACGATTCCGGACATTTTCATCCCACGGAAGACATCAGCGACAAATTCAGCTCCGTCCTGTGCTTTATGGACGAGATCATGCTGCATATCTCCAGACCTGTCCGCTGGGATTCGGACCACGTGACCATTCTGGACGATACCCTGCGGAATATCATGGAGCAGGTGGTGCGTCTCGGCACGGATCATTTCAACATCGGTCTGGACTATTTTGACGGCTCCATCAATCGCACCGGCGCCATGATCATGGGCCTGCGTGACGCTCAGAAGGCTCTGCTTCTGGGGCTTTTGCAGCCCGTCTCCGTCCTGAAGGAGCTGGAAAACAAGGGAGCCTATTTCGAGAGACTGGCCCGTCTTACCGAATCCAGATGCCGCCCCTGGAGCGCAGTATGGGATTACTTCTGTCTGTCAAACAACGTCCCCACGGGTGACGCATGGATCGATGACGCCGTCCGGTATCAGAACAAGGTGGCGGGAGAAAGACACTGA
- a CDS encoding glutamine synthetase III, which yields MKTDPFAMYGTNVFSESVMRERLSQDVFAAVKRAMDLGESLDPETADIVAAAIKDWAISKGATHYCHWFQPMTEVTAEKHNAFITPDDGGRAIAEFGGKQLIKGESDASSFPSGGLRATFEARGYTVWDVSSPMFVKENGDMISLYIPCAFCSQNGEILDKKTPLLRSIDALNKQALRVLRALGDKETARVVPAMGAEQEYFLVPLELAEKRLDLKLCGRTLFGELSAKGQDDLEDHYYGSIKESVATFMNEISSELWKLGVCVNAQHNEVAPAQFEIAPYFGSVNVATDQNQLIMDTLKRVAERHGFMCLLHEKPFKGLNGSGKHNNYSLITNTGENLFSPGSAMSENDRFMVFICAVLRAVDKYQGLLRSTVATAGNDHRLGGNEAPPAIISIFLGDTLMNAISDFIKSKTGKRSKRKALELSQSIQTLYLDTNDRNRTSPMAFTGNKFEFRMVGSAQSTSGPNFALNTMIAEVLSEFADKLEKSKDIHQTARDLAALTLKENGRIIFNGDNYSREWVEEAQKRGLLNLVSTPSALKELIAPEVQALFLKHGVLSEVELQARYDILLERYIKAVILEASTMKKMISRDIIPSVISYSGSLGSDITAIKKAGFEPSKAIKDTLQLMLDSIDSLTERVNRLSDMITEIKAIENNVEKADAVFGRLRPLMLQMRIESDKIEAVIDLDYWPIPTYTDLLFKYL from the coding sequence ATGAAAACAGATCCATTTGCAATGTACGGGACCAATGTGTTCAGCGAATCCGTGATGCGCGAGCGTCTGTCGCAGGACGTATTTGCCGCTGTCAAAAGAGCCATGGACCTCGGCGAGTCACTGGATCCGGAGACCGCCGATATAGTGGCGGCCGCCATAAAGGATTGGGCCATCAGCAAGGGAGCCACTCATTATTGTCACTGGTTTCAGCCTATGACGGAAGTGACTGCCGAAAAGCACAATGCCTTTATTACTCCCGATGACGGAGGCAGAGCCATTGCGGAATTCGGCGGCAAGCAGCTCATCAAAGGCGAGTCGGACGCATCGTCCTTCCCTTCGGGAGGTCTGAGAGCTACCTTTGAAGCCAGAGGCTACACAGTGTGGGACGTGTCCAGTCCCATGTTCGTCAAGGAAAACGGCGACATGATATCTCTGTATATCCCCTGCGCCTTTTGCTCTCAGAACGGAGAGATACTGGACAAGAAGACCCCTCTTCTCCGCAGCATCGACGCTCTCAATAAGCAGGCCCTCAGAGTGCTGCGGGCTCTGGGAGACAAAGAGACCGCCCGGGTAGTCCCGGCTATGGGAGCTGAGCAGGAATATTTTCTGGTGCCTCTGGAGCTGGCGGAAAAACGGCTGGACCTGAAGCTCTGCGGCAGGACCCTGTTCGGAGAGCTGTCAGCCAAGGGCCAGGATGACCTGGAAGACCATTATTACGGGAGCATCAAGGAGAGCGTAGCCACCTTTATGAACGAGATCTCCTCCGAGCTCTGGAAGCTGGGAGTATGCGTCAACGCGCAGCACAACGAGGTGGCTCCGGCTCAGTTTGAGATAGCCCCATATTTCGGCTCGGTGAACGTGGCCACCGACCAGAACCAGCTCATCATGGACACCCTGAAAAGAGTGGCCGAGCGGCACGGCTTCATGTGTCTCCTGCACGAGAAGCCCTTCAAGGGGCTCAATGGTTCCGGCAAGCACAACAACTACTCGCTGATCACCAATACGGGCGAGAATCTGTTTTCGCCGGGCTCCGCTATGAGTGAGAACGACCGGTTCATGGTGTTTATCTGCGCCGTATTAAGAGCCGTGGACAAGTATCAGGGGCTTTTGCGGTCCACCGTCGCCACCGCCGGGAACGACCACAGACTGGGAGGCAACGAGGCTCCTCCGGCCATCATCAGCATCTTTCTGGGCGACACGCTCATGAATGCCATATCCGACTTTATCAAGAGCAAGACCGGCAAGAGGTCCAAGCGCAAGGCTCTGGAGCTCAGTCAGAGCATCCAGACCCTGTATCTGGACACCAACGACCGCAACCGCACGTCTCCCATGGCCTTTACCGGCAACAAATTCGAGTTCCGCATGGTGGGCTCCGCTCAATCCACCTCGGGTCCCAATTTTGCCCTGAACACCATGATCGCAGAAGTGCTGTCCGAATTTGCCGACAAGCTGGAAAAGTCCAAAGACATCCATCAGACCGCCAGAGACCTGGCAGCCCTGACATTGAAGGAAAACGGCCGCATCATATTCAATGGCGACAATTATTCCCGGGAATGGGTGGAAGAAGCGCAAAAGAGAGGCCTTCTGAATCTGGTGTCCACCCCTTCGGCTCTGAAGGAGCTTATCGCTCCGGAGGTACAGGCACTCTTTTTGAAGCACGGGGTCCTTTCCGAGGTGGAGCTGCAGGCCAGATATGATATATTGCTGGAAAGATATATCAAGGCGGTGATCCTGGAAGCATCGACCATGAAGAAGATGATCAGCAGGGATATCATACCTTCGGTGATAAGCTACTCCGGCAGCCTGGGCAGCGATATCACTGCCATCAAAAAGGCGGGCTTTGAGCCCTCGAAGGCCATAAAGGACACTCTGCAGCTGATGCTGGACTCCATAGACAGTCTTACGGAACGGGTGAACAGGCTGTCCGATATGATCACGGAGATAAAGGCCATCGAAAACAACGTGGAAAAGGCAGATGCGGTGTTTGGCAGGCTGAGGCCTCTGATGCTGCAGATGCGTATCGAGTCCGACAAGATAGAAGCGGTGATAGATCTGGATTATTGGCCTATACCCACCTATACGGACCTGCTTTTCAAATACTTGTAG
- a CDS encoding rhamnulokinase — protein sequence MDTMTFAAVDLGAESGRVFLGELSEGRLSVKEAHRFLNDYIVINGKKKWMLYSLFKEIKIGLRKAAEAARTPIAGIGIDTWGVDYGLLDSDGELCFLPCQYRDESFVGASDRFYAEKMDRDAVFQRVGIQSMDINTLFQLYVAGRDNPAALENAETLLMVPDILNYWITGVKKTEYSIASTSQMLNVYDKTWATDIAELAGVPTRILPEINDTGSLLGCVTEDIKAEMGVSYDIPVFSVPEHDTASAVVAVPFESSDAAFISCGTWSLVGMELPGPVVNADSARCNYTNEGGAYNTIRFLKNITGLWIVQECRRFWLAEGKDISYGDMTQQAAECPGFRSLIDPNQQEFVSAGNMPAKIQDFCRRTGQYVPQTVGEIIRCVNDSLALAYRQVILNLEEITGQKIKRIHMVGGGIKNVILSGLTANACQRTVVTGPAEGTVIGNIMVQAISSGAVKDVWEAREIIRRSENIGRVEPDAEVPSEVFDRFDALCDESR from the coding sequence ATGGACACTATGACATTTGCTGCAGTGGATCTGGGGGCCGAGAGCGGCAGAGTGTTTCTGGGAGAGCTCTCCGAGGGCAGGCTGTCCGTAAAAGAGGCCCACAGGTTCCTCAACGACTATATAGTCATCAACGGCAAAAAGAAATGGATGCTCTACAGCCTTTTCAAGGAGATCAAGATCGGTCTCCGAAAGGCTGCCGAGGCCGCCCGTACTCCCATTGCGGGCATCGGCATCGATACCTGGGGAGTGGATTACGGCCTGCTGGACTCTGACGGTGAGCTGTGCTTTTTGCCCTGTCAGTACAGGGACGAATCCTTTGTAGGAGCATCCGACCGTTTTTATGCCGAAAAGATGGACAGAGACGCAGTGTTTCAGAGAGTCGGCATCCAGAGCATGGATATCAACACTCTGTTTCAGCTGTATGTGGCCGGCAGAGACAATCCGGCGGCTTTGGAAAACGCAGAGACTCTGCTCATGGTGCCCGACATCCTGAACTACTGGATCACCGGCGTCAAAAAGACCGAGTATTCCATAGCCTCTACCTCTCAGATGCTCAACGTATACGACAAGACCTGGGCGACGGATATAGCCGAACTGGCCGGAGTCCCCACTCGCATACTGCCCGAGATCAATGATACCGGCTCCCTCCTGGGCTGTGTCACCGAGGATATCAAGGCCGAAATGGGAGTCTCCTATGACATCCCCGTCTTTTCGGTGCCGGAGCATGACACTGCTTCAGCCGTAGTGGCGGTGCCCTTTGAATCCTCCGATGCGGCTTTTATCAGCTGCGGGACCTGGTCTCTGGTGGGTATGGAGCTCCCGGGCCCGGTGGTCAATGCCGATTCGGCCCGCTGCAATTACACCAACGAAGGCGGAGCCTACAATACCATCAGGTTCCTCAAAAACATCACAGGCTTGTGGATAGTGCAGGAATGCCGGAGATTCTGGCTGGCCGAAGGCAAGGACATATCCTATGGGGATATGACTCAGCAGGCGGCGGAGTGTCCCGGCTTCAGAAGCCTGATCGACCCCAACCAGCAGGAATTCGTGTCCGCAGGCAATATGCCCGCCAAGATACAGGACTTCTGCCGCAGGACCGGTCAATACGTGCCTCAGACTGTGGGAGAGATCATTCGCTGCGTCAACGATTCCCTGGCTCTTGCTTACAGGCAGGTGATCCTGAATCTGGAGGAGATCACCGGACAGAAGATAAAGCGCATCCATATGGTGGGCGGCGGTATCAAAAACGTGATCCTGTCGGGCCTCACTGCCAATGCCTGTCAGAGGACAGTGGTGACCGGGCCTGCCGAAGGCACGGTCATAGGCAACATCATGGTCCAGGCCATTTCCTCGGGAGCCGTAAAGGACGTCTGGGAAGCCAGAGAGATCATCAGGCGCTCCGAGAACATCGGCCGCGTCGAGCCGGATGCCGAGGTGCCGTCGGAAGTCTTCGACAGATTTGACGCTCTCTGTGATGAAAGCCGTTAA
- a CDS encoding alpha-galactosidase has product MLKNKRLASFVYDGRYVPVSIDILDKTGKNEYSKTLFDNLLVTLKVESKTENSLDWTLYIKNTGSGKTGRITALLGMDTEIPVSGKAEFNSITGDHCSEQNFLPVNKTLFDGTILAFSPLNGRSSQVTAFPYFDVTGKDKGFVGAIGWTGQWDLTVEKLPGSVVLKAGQEDCDMYLLPGEEIRSTRSLLYFGSPDRYELTNGFRQFHKKYYSPAVRKGFRVPIAMQCFDRYFWGEATRSNIATEQGQLAMIDRTIKTGLYNTYWIDACWFRDGFPTGVGNYAFCEGFPEGLKNISRVLHEHGMKFIVWFEPERIDIESDTYTFAKDKPGWILQNPPDHRNRIFNMGNDEARKWLARTIGDFIEENGIDCYRQDFNADPLEFWRAADPAGQKGITENKYITGLYKYWDELLERFPELYIDNCASGGRRNDLETMSRAMPMWQSDTSCSGGPQTAMIHQNENAGLHTYLPFHTASCWWEKAYEVRSAMTSGIIVDYDMANPQYEPMLAENAMKEVRRLAPFWDGRYKALTDICPSETVGFAYQLIKNNRGCVAVFRRAEDEEAVKTIRLVDLEPRTTYRVTFIDETYKRKTAIRTGKELMSGIRVELPEKRSSLIIEFRPL; this is encoded by the coding sequence ATGCTTAAGAACAAAAGATTAGCCAGCTTTGTCTATGACGGCAGGTATGTTCCCGTTTCCATCGACATCCTGGACAAAACCGGCAAAAACGAGTACAGCAAGACTCTGTTTGACAATCTTCTTGTCACTTTGAAGGTCGAGTCCAAAACGGAGAACAGCCTGGACTGGACTTTATACATCAAAAATACCGGATCCGGGAAAACAGGACGCATTACAGCTTTGCTGGGAATGGACACAGAGATACCTGTATCCGGCAAAGCGGAATTCAACTCCATCACCGGAGATCATTGCAGCGAGCAAAATTTTCTGCCGGTAAATAAGACCTTGTTTGACGGAACTATTCTGGCATTTTCGCCTCTGAATGGCCGATCCAGCCAGGTTACGGCCTTTCCCTATTTTGACGTTACAGGCAAGGACAAGGGCTTTGTGGGCGCTATTGGATGGACGGGGCAGTGGGACCTGACTGTTGAAAAACTGCCCGGATCGGTGGTACTTAAAGCCGGCCAGGAGGACTGCGATATGTATCTTTTGCCCGGCGAGGAGATACGCAGCACCCGCTCGCTACTGTATTTCGGTTCGCCTGACCGTTATGAACTCACCAACGGTTTCAGGCAGTTTCATAAGAAGTATTACAGCCCAGCTGTACGCAAAGGCTTCAGAGTTCCCATTGCCATGCAGTGCTTTGACAGGTATTTCTGGGGAGAAGCCACGAGAAGTAATATTGCCACGGAACAAGGCCAGCTTGCCATGATAGACCGCACCATAAAGACCGGGCTCTACAACACCTATTGGATCGACGCCTGCTGGTTCCGGGACGGCTTTCCCACGGGTGTTGGCAATTACGCTTTCTGCGAGGGGTTTCCTGAGGGCCTCAAGAATATCTCGCGTGTTCTCCATGAACACGGCATGAAGTTCATCGTATGGTTTGAGCCCGAGCGGATAGATATAGAATCTGACACTTACACCTTCGCCAAGGACAAACCCGGCTGGATCCTGCAAAACCCTCCCGATCACCGCAACAGGATCTTCAACATGGGAAACGACGAAGCCCGCAAATGGCTTGCCCGGACTATAGGTGATTTTATAGAAGAAAACGGTATAGACTGCTACAGGCAGGACTTCAACGCGGATCCTCTTGAATTCTGGCGCGCGGCCGACCCTGCGGGGCAGAAGGGGATCACCGAAAACAAGTATATTACCGGCTTGTATAAATACTGGGATGAGCTTTTGGAGCGTTTTCCGGAGCTCTATATCGACAATTGCGCTTCCGGCGGCAGGCGCAACGATCTGGAGACCATGAGCCGCGCTATGCCCATGTGGCAGAGCGATACCAGCTGCTCAGGCGGTCCTCAGACCGCTATGATACACCAGAACGAAAACGCCGGTCTCCATACTTATCTGCCTTTCCATACGGCATCCTGCTGGTGGGAAAAGGCCTATGAGGTCCGTTCGGCCATGACAAGCGGTATAATAGTCGATTACGATATGGCCAATCCCCAGTACGAGCCCATGCTTGCCGAAAATGCCATGAAGGAGGTCAGGCGTCTTGCTCCGTTCTGGGATGGACGGTATAAAGCCCTGACGGACATTTGCCCCTCCGAAACCGTCGGCTTCGCTTATCAGCTTATCAAAAATAACAGGGGCTGCGTGGCTGTATTTCGCAGAGCAGAGGATGAAGAAGCGGTGAAAACCATCAGGCTTGTGGATCTGGAGCCACGGACCACATACAGGGTGACCTTTATCGACGAGACCTACAAAAGGAAGACTGCGATCCGCACGGGCAAAGAGCTCATGAGCGGCATCCGGGTCGAATTGCCCGAAAAGCGCTCCAGTCTGATCATAGAATTCAGACCCTTGTGA
- a CDS encoding metallophosphoesterase, giving the protein MKLIAIFAVLLCSVAAVCKPFSFIQLSDPHMGWLAAIKRVELGAPESLDNTELKAAVKKINAMKPDFVYCSGDMVSFANHEGYVAKFKEAVKDLEMPLYCAAGNHDIIITENGLKHYYEDFGRDYYKFVYNNSLFLCVDTCATERYRNCDAYEKKQRRWLENNLEGSKTCGYDHIFVLCHVPFIARSFDEGESYSSVRPDLREKYLTLFKKYNVEFVLAGHLHWETDILYDGTRHIAVQSFVSDPNWNKLPKGFRLYKVYDDRVETEWLPLSDDPQEIML; this is encoded by the coding sequence ATGAAGCTCATCGCTATTTTCGCTGTTTTATTGTGCTCGGTGGCAGCCGTGTGCAAGCCTTTTTCCTTCATCCAGCTTTCCGACCCCCATATGGGTTGGCTGGCAGCTATCAAGAGAGTGGAATTGGGGGCTCCCGAGTCTCTTGACAATACAGAGCTGAAAGCAGCCGTGAAGAAGATCAATGCCATGAAACCCGATTTTGTTTATTGCTCGGGGGATATGGTTTCCTTTGCCAATCACGAGGGATATGTCGCCAAATTCAAGGAAGCGGTAAAAGATCTGGAGATGCCTTTGTACTGCGCAGCCGGAAATCATGATATTATTATTACCGAAAACGGCCTTAAGCATTATTACGAGGATTTTGGCAGGGATTATTATAAGTTTGTTTACAACAATTCACTGTTTTTGTGTGTGGACACCTGCGCTACGGAAAGATACCGTAATTGCGATGCCTACGAGAAAAAACAACGGCGCTGGCTGGAAAACAATCTTGAGGGGTCCAAAACCTGCGGCTATGACCATATCTTTGTTTTGTGCCACGTTCCTTTTATAGCAAGGAGCTTTGACGAAGGAGAGTCATACAGCTCTGTAAGACCCGATCTCAGGGAGAAATACCTGACTCTCTTTAAAAAATACAACGTGGAATTTGTGCTCGCAGGCCATCTGCACTGGGAAACGGATATTCTTTATGACGGCACGCGTCATATCGCTGTCCAGAGCTTTGTATCAGACCCGAATTGGAATAAGTTACCCAAGGGTTTCCGTTTGTATAAGGTTTACGACGACAGAGTGGAAACGGAGTGGCTCCCTCTTTCGGACGATCCGCAAGAAATAATGTTGTGA